From a region of the Acidobacteriota bacterium genome:
- a CDS encoding c-type cytochrome: protein MRLDGRDGGGLMQIIARCSPAGVREARKCGAAVERPALRGSSIEHTRDASSTSAVRAPGWVRHCSTLLLGLLVLVLAASGCMHGDDRGMSLDPDEFIATAQLPDDLRLELAAEEPAVVDPVAVAFDADGRMFVVEMGGYPMRPEGSPPVGRVKRLVDEDLDGYYETWTLFADELPYPTSVLPWRDGVLVTAPPDILHLRDPDGDGVADTRDVLFTGFPVENTQHNINGLTWGIDNWVYAANGGNHGSGHPAGRPEAAVSIRGADFRFRPDTGALEQSFETTGGHGIAFDAWGRMFGTHNVNHIQHMVFPIRYLRDNPWLVLPTTRDMISDHGSSAQLFQVSDAQTRVNNPDQSGHFSGGSGIAYYGGGALPAAYRDSLFVNDVVVNVVHQDVLTPDGPSFTASRRAEGVELLAGRDNWFRPVSVATGPEGALYVVDMHREVIEHPEWIPDAVEATLDLRAGDEKGRIYRIVPRDGLAPVRPALAGADPPALVDSLAHPNKWWRDTAQRLLVERRDASAVQPLRRVLRNGRDPLARLHALWTLRGLDALQVGDLRGAVQRGPGGVRESAAVLAADHLDDPNAADLVAQLAGDADARVRMQAVLTLAGVNTASTRGALQRVLREDAQYDWTRYAVLAAIENDHAEVLRGLLDTDGGGGGPDREAGLLDAVRHLAAMAVAAGGADDIRSLSDLAVRPAQGDAPRAALLDGLADGLERAGPPPAAAGRAARAVSGLLDSSHPGIVRAALRVVSAAGATDLPAVDRALERARVRALNEELTVEARIAEIALLGLGAWAQVAETLLALMEPQAPPALQVEAARAVAGLDDPARGGGTLDRWRRYAPAVKDVVLDMLLRNQPFHVLLIEALENGDLRAGELDLDFGQRRRLLRRSTEDIHARAAAFFTDEEFGNRQAVVDEWLPQVVGRRGSAERGEAHFRTLCAQCHRFRGAGHPVGPSLDMSFFRGEEDLLTSILDPSAAFAPEYANYLVETVDGELLNGILAAENDAAVTLARANGETDTVPRRRIREFRAEGLSLMPDGLEQGLDAAGLADLLAYLRQHDH from the coding sequence ATGCGGTTGGACGGTCGGGACGGGGGTGGACTCATGCAGATCATCGCGCGTTGCAGTCCGGCCGGTGTTCGGGAAGCCCGCAAGTGCGGCGCCGCAGTCGAGCGGCCCGCGCTGCGCGGGTCCTCGATCGAACACACCCGAGATGCGTCCTCGACCAGCGCTGTGCGGGCGCCGGGATGGGTTCGGCACTGCTCGACTCTCCTTCTCGGGCTGCTCGTGCTCGTCCTTGCCGCTTCGGGATGCATGCACGGCGACGACCGGGGCATGTCGCTCGATCCGGACGAGTTCATCGCCACCGCGCAGTTGCCGGACGACCTCCGTCTCGAGCTGGCCGCCGAGGAGCCCGCCGTCGTCGATCCGGTAGCCGTCGCGTTCGATGCCGACGGCCGGATGTTCGTGGTCGAGATGGGTGGCTACCCGATGCGGCCGGAAGGCTCGCCGCCTGTGGGCCGGGTCAAGCGCCTGGTCGACGAGGACCTCGACGGCTACTACGAGACCTGGACGCTGTTCGCGGACGAGCTGCCCTACCCGACGTCGGTTCTGCCGTGGCGCGACGGCGTGCTGGTGACCGCGCCGCCCGACATCCTGCACCTGCGCGACCCGGACGGCGACGGGGTGGCCGACACGCGCGACGTCCTGTTCACCGGCTTCCCGGTCGAGAACACGCAGCACAACATCAACGGGCTCACCTGGGGCATCGACAACTGGGTCTACGCCGCCAACGGCGGCAACCACGGCAGCGGTCATCCGGCCGGCCGGCCCGAGGCGGCCGTCTCGATTCGCGGCGCCGACTTCCGCTTCCGGCCCGACACCGGCGCGCTGGAGCAGTCTTTCGAGACCACGGGGGGACACGGCATCGCCTTCGACGCGTGGGGCCGGATGTTCGGCACCCACAACGTAAACCACATCCAGCACATGGTCTTCCCGATCCGATACCTGCGGGACAACCCGTGGCTGGTGCTGCCGACCACGCGCGACATGATCTCGGACCACGGCAGCTCGGCGCAGCTCTTCCAGGTGTCCGACGCCCAGACCCGCGTCAACAACCCGGATCAGTCCGGGCACTTCTCGGGCGGCTCCGGGATCGCGTACTACGGCGGCGGCGCGCTGCCGGCGGCCTATCGGGACAGCCTCTTCGTCAACGACGTGGTGGTCAACGTCGTGCACCAGGACGTGCTGACGCCGGACGGTCCCAGCTTCACGGCGAGCCGCCGGGCCGAGGGGGTGGAGCTGCTGGCGGGGCGCGACAACTGGTTCCGGCCGGTCAGCGTGGCGACCGGGCCGGAAGGGGCGCTCTACGTCGTCGACATGCACCGCGAGGTCATCGAGCACCCGGAGTGGATCCCGGATGCGGTCGAAGCGACGCTCGACCTGCGGGCCGGAGACGAGAAGGGACGGATCTACCGGATCGTGCCGCGTGACGGGCTGGCCCCGGTGCGTCCGGCGCTGGCCGGGGCCGATCCGCCGGCGCTCGTGGACAGCCTGGCCCATCCGAACAAGTGGTGGCGCGACACGGCCCAGCGCCTCCTGGTGGAGCGGCGGGACGCGTCCGCGGTGCAACCGCTCCGCCGCGTGCTCCGCAACGGCCGGGACCCGCTGGCCCGGCTGCACGCGCTATGGACGTTGCGGGGGCTCGATGCGTTGCAGGTGGGCGATCTCCGCGGCGCGGTGCAGCGCGGGCCGGGCGGCGTCCGTGAGAGCGCCGCGGTGCTGGCCGCGGACCACCTGGACGATCCGAACGCGGCGGACCTGGTCGCGCAACTGGCCGGCGACGCCGACGCCCGCGTCCGGATGCAGGCCGTGTTGACGCTGGCCGGCGTGAACACGGCAAGCACGAGGGGCGCGCTGCAACGGGTGCTCCGGGAGGACGCGCAGTACGACTGGACGCGCTACGCGGTGCTGGCCGCCATCGAGAACGACCACGCGGAGGTGCTGCGGGGCCTGCTCGACACGGATGGCGGCGGAGGCGGGCCCGACCGGGAGGCCGGCCTGCTCGACGCCGTACGCCACCTCGCGGCGATGGCGGTGGCCGCCGGCGGGGCGGACGATATCCGGAGCCTGTCCGACCTGGCCGTCCGGCCGGCCCAGGGGGACGCGCCTCGGGCGGCGCTGCTCGACGGCCTGGCCGACGGTCTGGAGCGGGCCGGGCCGCCGCCGGCCGCGGCCGGCCGGGCTGCGCGCGCCGTATCCGGGCTCCTGGATTCCAGCCACCCCGGTATCGTGCGGGCGGCGTTGCGGGTCGTCTCCGCCGCCGGCGCGACGGACCTGCCCGCCGTCGACCGCGCCCTGGAGCGCGCCCGCGTCCGCGCCTTGAACGAGGAACTGACGGTCGAGGCACGGATCGCGGAGATCGCACTGCTCGGCCTGGGCGCCTGGGCGCAGGTCGCAGAGACGCTGCTGGCGCTGATGGAGCCGCAGGCGCCGCCGGCGCTCCAGGTCGAGGCGGCCCGCGCGGTGGCCGGTCTGGACGACCCGGCGCGCGGCGGCGGAACGCTCGACCGCTGGCGCCGCTACGCGCCGGCGGTCAAGGACGTCGTGCTCGACATGCTGCTGCGGAACCAGCCGTTCCACGTGCTCCTGATCGAGGCGCTGGAGAACGGCGACCTGCGCGCCGGCGAGCTGGACCTCGACTTCGGGCAGCGTCGCCGGCTGCTGCGCCGGTCCACCGAGGACATCCACGCCCGGGCGGCCGCGTTCTTCACCGACGAGGAGTTCGGCAACCGGCAGGCGGTGGTCGACGAGTGGCTTCCGCAGGTGGTCGGCCGACGGGGCAGCGCCGAGCGTGGGGAAGCGCATTTCCGGACGCTCTGCGCCCAGTGCCACCGGTTCCGCGGCGCCGGCCATCCGGTCGGCCCGAGCCTGGACATGTCGTTCTTCCGGGGAGAGGAGGACCTGCTGACCTCGATTCTCGACCCGAGCGCCGCGTTCGCGCCCGAGTACGCCAACTACCTGGTGGAGACCGTCGACGGCGAGCTGCTCAACGGCATCCTGGCCGCCGAGAACGACGCCGCGGTCACGCTGGCGCGGGCGAACGGCGAAACCGACACCGTGCCGCGCCGCCGCATCCGCGAGTTCCGGGCGGAGGGTCTCTCACTGATGCCGGACGGGCTCGAGCAGGGGCTCGACGCCGCCGGGCTCGCGGACCTGCTGGCCTATCTGCGGCAGCACGATCACTGA
- the moeB gene encoding molybdopterin-synthase adenylyltransferase MoeB: MTVAAPPALSNEEVARYSRHLIMPEVGMDGQLKLKAASVLCIGAGGLGSPVAMYLAAAGVGRLGIVDFDVVDYSNLQRQVIHGTPDVGRPKLDSARDALNAINPEVHIETHEVALSSANALDVLRGYDVIVDGTDNFPTRYLVNDACVILGIPNAYGSIFRFEGQASVFGAKDGPCYRCLYPEPPPPGLVPSCAEGGVLGILPGVVGTIQATETVKLIMGVGEPLIGRFLVYDALRMRFRELKLRRDPDCPVCGDEPTLTELIDYDQFCGIVPAAPAAPEPAAGAGDEATVELLKARLDSGDGVFILDVREPQEYQICSIPGSTLIPLGDLPSRLHELEGRGEMIVHCKSGVRSAKAVKLLREAGFAQARNLKGGILRWIDAVDPSLPKY, encoded by the coding sequence GTGACCGTGGCGGCGCCGCCGGCGCTCAGCAACGAGGAGGTCGCCCGCTACAGCCGCCACCTGATCATGCCGGAGGTCGGCATGGACGGGCAGTTGAAGCTGAAGGCGGCCAGCGTCCTCTGCATCGGCGCCGGGGGCCTCGGCTCGCCGGTGGCGATGTACCTGGCCGCGGCCGGCGTGGGCCGGCTCGGCATCGTCGACTTCGACGTGGTCGACTACAGCAACCTGCAGCGGCAGGTGATCCACGGCACGCCGGACGTCGGGCGGCCGAAGCTCGACTCGGCGCGCGACGCCCTGAACGCCATCAACCCCGAGGTCCATATAGAGACCCACGAGGTGGCGCTCTCGTCCGCCAACGCGCTCGACGTGCTGCGCGGCTACGACGTCATCGTCGACGGAACCGACAACTTCCCGACCCGGTATCTGGTCAACGACGCCTGCGTCATCCTCGGCATACCGAACGCCTACGGCAGCATCTTTCGCTTCGAGGGGCAGGCCTCGGTCTTCGGGGCCAAGGACGGCCCGTGCTACCGCTGCCTCTACCCGGAGCCGCCGCCTCCCGGCCTCGTGCCGAGCTGCGCCGAGGGAGGGGTTCTGGGCATCCTGCCCGGCGTGGTGGGCACCATCCAGGCGACCGAGACGGTCAAGCTCATCATGGGCGTCGGCGAGCCGCTGATCGGCCGCTTCCTGGTCTACGACGCGCTGCGGATGCGCTTCCGCGAGCTGAAGCTGCGCAGGGACCCGGACTGCCCGGTCTGCGGCGACGAGCCCACCCTCACGGAGCTCATCGACTACGACCAGTTCTGCGGCATCGTTCCGGCCGCCCCGGCGGCGCCCGAGCCGGCGGCCGGCGCCGGCGACGAAGCGACCGTCGAGTTGCTCAAGGCGCGCCTCGACAGCGGGGACGGTGTCTTCATCCTCGATGTCCGCGAGCCCCAGGAGTACCAGATCTGCTCCATTCCCGGATCGACGCTCATCCCCCTCGGCGATCTGCCCAGCCGCCTCCACGAGCTGGAAGGGCGCGGAGAGATGATCGTCCACTGCAAGTCGGGTGTTCGCAGCGCGAAGGCCGTCAAGCTGCTCCGCGAGGCCGGCTTCGCGCAGGCGAGGAACCTGAAAGGCGGCATCCTGCGCTGGATCGACGCCGTCGACCCGTCGCTGCCGAAGTACTGA
- a CDS encoding pyridoxal-phosphate dependent enzyme codes for MDDHGLRVYDSILGLLSDADNPTPLVRLNRVTPFRHTQVYGKLEWYNPFGAVKDRVAANLLADGEARQTVQEKQKLVEPTSGNTGMALAMIANAKGYSLTTPLSSEIPLEKRTMLRFFGADVMELADTLCPAPGAPEGAIAKAMEIGDRPDFHMLNQYVNEANPEAHYKTTGPEIWRQTAGRVTHFVAGLGTCGTITGTGRFLKEQGDGVHVLGVHPSEGHDIPGVRSIRQLQQTKLFFPDEYDGLVEVNNQEAFELCLRLNREESLVAGPSSAMALAGAFKLVPDEPGNVVVVIFPDNAFKYASSVVKHLPGLVAQGAKPAALPPNPLLDTMKENVRGNPDLTIDVESAHAQLQNGKPFVIDVRPRKQYEEAHVPGAVNRPLAELAENHAGLPADRDAPILSVCQRGNASLSGLLFLKSLGYRNVRSMTGGTLAWREKGFAIESGAESD; via the coding sequence ATGGATGATCACGGGCTGCGCGTCTACGACTCGATTCTCGGGCTGCTCTCCGACGCCGACAACCCGACGCCGCTGGTTCGCCTGAACCGCGTGACGCCGTTCCGGCACACCCAGGTCTACGGCAAGCTGGAGTGGTACAACCCGTTCGGGGCGGTCAAGGACCGGGTCGCGGCGAACCTGCTCGCGGACGGCGAGGCGCGGCAAACGGTGCAGGAGAAGCAGAAGCTGGTGGAGCCGACCTCCGGCAACACCGGCATGGCGCTGGCGATGATCGCCAACGCGAAGGGCTACTCGCTGACGACGCCGCTGTCGAGCGAGATTCCGCTGGAGAAGCGCACCATGCTGCGGTTCTTCGGGGCCGACGTGATGGAGCTGGCCGACACCCTGTGCCCGGCCCCGGGCGCCCCGGAAGGCGCTATCGCGAAAGCGATGGAGATCGGCGACCGACCCGATTTCCACATGCTGAACCAGTACGTCAACGAAGCGAACCCCGAGGCGCACTACAAGACGACGGGGCCGGAGATCTGGCGCCAGACCGCGGGCCGGGTGACGCACTTCGTCGCCGGCCTCGGTACCTGCGGCACCATCACCGGGACCGGGCGGTTTCTCAAGGAGCAGGGCGACGGCGTGCACGTGCTCGGCGTGCATCCGAGCGAGGGGCACGACATCCCGGGCGTCCGCAGCATCCGGCAGCTCCAGCAGACGAAGCTGTTCTTCCCGGACGAGTACGACGGGCTGGTCGAGGTGAACAACCAGGAAGCGTTCGAGCTCTGCCTGCGGCTCAACCGCGAGGAGAGCCTCGTCGCCGGTCCCAGCTCGGCCATGGCCCTGGCCGGCGCGTTCAAGCTGGTGCCCGACGAGCCGGGCAACGTCGTGGTGGTGATCTTCCCCGACAACGCCTTCAAGTACGCCTCGTCGGTGGTGAAGCACCTGCCGGGGCTCGTCGCGCAGGGGGCGAAGCCGGCCGCGCTGCCGCCCAATCCGCTGCTCGACACGATGAAGGAGAACGTGCGGGGCAATCCCGACCTGACCATCGACGTCGAATCGGCGCACGCGCAACTTCAGAACGGCAAGCCGTTCGTGATCGACGTCCGGCCCCGGAAGCAGTACGAGGAGGCGCACGTGCCCGGCGCCGTCAACCGGCCGCTGGCCGAGCTGGCGGAGAACCACGCCGGGCTGCCGGCGGATCGCGACGCGCCGATCCTGAGCGTCTGCCAGCGCGGGAACGCGTCGCTGTCGGGGCTGCTGTTCCTCAAGTCGCTCGGCTACCGCAACGTGCGGAGCATGACGGGCGGCACGCTCGCGTGGCGGGAGAAGGGCTTCGCCATCGAGTCCGGCGCGGAGTCGGACTGA
- a CDS encoding Gfo/Idh/MocA family oxidoreductase, translating into MTSPRLGIGFIGSGFITRFHIRSLVGVRDADVRGCWSPNAGHAESAAALARELDVGEARAFPSIEAMVADPAVDAVWLCGPNHARVANLEAICAAVKAGATLRGVACEKPLARTVAEAKRMRALVEQAGLPHGYLENQIFAPPVTRGRELIWRRGAALTGRPYLARAAEEHSGPHSPWFWRGDLQGGGVLNDMACHSVEVVRHLLTAPGAPRVSIRPRRVTGRIASLKWSRPEYSDRLRRTMGVAVDYAARPAEDFAGVTIEYEADDGTPLIGEASTSWSYVGAGLRLSMELLGPEYSLAVNSLDSGVKLFFSREVRGAAGEDLVEKQNAEVGSMPVVVDETAEYGYTAENRHMVRAFLRGETPDLTFDDGVEVVELLMTAYMSAEQGRTLPFRPDGLDAFVPAVARGTWTGQGRR; encoded by the coding sequence GTGACCTCCCCCCGGCTCGGCATCGGCTTCATCGGCAGCGGATTCATCACCCGCTTTCACATCCGCTCGCTGGTCGGCGTGCGCGACGCCGACGTGCGCGGCTGCTGGAGCCCGAACGCCGGGCACGCCGAGTCGGCGGCGGCGCTGGCGCGCGAGTTGGATGTGGGAGAGGCGCGCGCGTTTCCCTCCATCGAGGCGATGGTTGCCGACCCGGCGGTGGACGCCGTCTGGCTGTGCGGACCGAACCACGCGCGGGTCGCGAACCTGGAGGCGATCTGCGCCGCCGTGAAGGCCGGCGCGACACTGCGCGGCGTGGCCTGCGAGAAGCCGCTGGCGCGCACGGTCGCCGAGGCGAAGCGGATGCGCGCGCTCGTCGAGCAGGCGGGCCTGCCGCACGGCTACCTGGAGAACCAGATCTTCGCGCCGCCGGTGACCCGCGGCCGAGAGCTGATCTGGCGTCGCGGCGCCGCCCTGACCGGCCGGCCGTACCTGGCCCGCGCCGCCGAGGAGCACAGCGGACCCCACAGCCCGTGGTTTTGGCGGGGCGACCTGCAGGGCGGCGGCGTGCTGAACGACATGGCGTGCCACTCGGTGGAGGTGGTGCGGCACTTGCTGACGGCGCCCGGGGCGCCCCGCGTGTCCATTCGGCCAAGGCGCGTGACCGGCCGGATCGCATCCCTCAAGTGGAGCCGGCCCGAGTACAGCGACCGGCTGCGGCGGACGATGGGAGTCGCCGTCGACTACGCGGCACGTCCCGCGGAGGATTTCGCCGGCGTCACCATCGAGTACGAGGCGGACGACGGGACGCCGCTCATCGGCGAGGCGAGCACGTCGTGGAGCTACGTCGGCGCCGGGCTGCGGCTGAGCATGGAGCTGCTCGGCCCCGAGTACTCGCTGGCCGTCAACTCGCTCGACAGCGGCGTGAAGCTGTTCTTCAGCCGCGAGGTGCGCGGCGCGGCGGGCGAGGACCTGGTCGAGAAGCAGAATGCCGAGGTCGGATCGATGCCGGTCGTCGTCGACGAAACGGCCGAGTACGGCTACACGGCGGAGAACCGGCACATGGTCCGGGCGTTCCTCCGGGGAGAGACACCGGACCTGACCTTCGACGACGGGGTCGAGGTGGTCGAGCTGCTGATGACCGCCTACATGAGCGCCGAACAGGGGCGAACCCTGCCGTTCCGGCCCGACGGGCTCGACGCGTTCGTGCCGGCGGTGGCCCGGGGCACCTGGACGGGACAGGGCAGGCGGTGA
- a CDS encoding nucleotidyltransferase domain-containing protein, producing MKSGQIERSLMERLGRALEPRAEILEAYLFGSHARGNAHRRSDVDVAVYVDEARIEAGPFGYQADLTTDLMAALGTNAIDVVVLNAAPPLLYHRVLRDGVRLLSRDLRATTNRAGQALSRYFDFLPQMAKMDAARRFAAGKDRR from the coding sequence ATGAAGTCCGGGCAGATCGAACGGTCGCTCATGGAGCGCCTTGGACGAGCGCTGGAGCCGCGGGCGGAAATCCTGGAGGCTTACCTGTTCGGTTCGCACGCCCGCGGGAACGCGCACCGCCGGAGCGATGTCGACGTCGCCGTCTATGTCGACGAAGCCCGCATCGAGGCCGGTCCCTTCGGGTACCAGGCAGACCTGACGACCGACCTGATGGCTGCGCTCGGAACGAACGCGATAGACGTCGTCGTCCTCAACGCCGCGCCGCCTCTGCTCTATCACCGCGTGCTGCGCGATGGTGTGCGGCTGCTCTCTCGGGATCTGCGAGCGACGACCAACCGCGCCGGACAGGCACTCTCCCGGTACTTCGACTTCCTCCCGCAGATGGCGAAGATGGACGCCGCGCGGCGCTTCGCGGCCGGCAAGGACCGTCGGTGA
- a CDS encoding M67 family metallopeptidase, with translation MLTLCAEADAGIRRHGRETYPHECCGALIGRGDRVVEALALPNTTEEGSRRRFRVRPVDYRAAERRADALGADLLGFYHSHPDHPARPSQYDLDHAWPVFAYVIVSVAGGEPGALTSWRLREDRSAFDEEQVAIEETSCQPGF, from the coding sequence ATGCTGACGCTGTGCGCCGAGGCCGACGCCGGCATCCGGCGCCACGGCCGGGAGACGTACCCGCACGAATGCTGCGGGGCGCTCATCGGCAGGGGCGATCGGGTGGTCGAGGCGCTGGCCCTGCCCAATACGACCGAGGAAGGATCGCGTCGCCGGTTTCGCGTGCGGCCGGTCGACTACCGCGCGGCCGAGCGGCGGGCGGACGCGCTGGGCGCCGATCTGCTGGGCTTCTATCACTCGCACCCGGACCATCCGGCGCGCCCGTCGCAGTACGACCTGGACCACGCCTGGCCCGTATTCGCCTACGTCATCGTCTCGGTCGCGGGGGGCGAGCCGGGGGCGCTGACCTCGTGGCGGTTGCGCGAGGACCGGTCGGCGTTCGACGAAGAGCAGGTCGCCATCGAGGAAACATCATGCCAACCAGGATTCTGA
- a CDS encoding DUF86 domain-containing protein, which translates to MTPGHIDREVVDRHLIALRQALAALRRHAGVSPQLLRADSDLRWIIERGLQLCAQNALDIASHIASATGLDPATYGSAIDCLVEANVLPAPFGERFRAIAGFRNVLVHGYLDVDLDLVAKLLGESLDDFEEFAGHVEHWLGE; encoded by the coding sequence GTGACCCCTGGCCACATCGACCGGGAAGTCGTGGACCGGCACCTGATCGCCCTGCGCCAGGCGCTGGCCGCGCTGCGCCGGCACGCCGGCGTCTCGCCGCAATTGCTCCGCGCGGACTCCGACCTTCGATGGATCATCGAACGCGGCCTCCAGCTCTGTGCGCAGAACGCGCTCGACATCGCCAGCCACATCGCGTCCGCGACCGGCCTCGACCCGGCGACCTACGGCTCGGCCATCGACTGTCTCGTGGAAGCGAACGTGCTGCCGGCGCCGTTCGGTGAGCGCTTCCGCGCGATCGCCGGCTTCCGCAACGTGCTCGTGCACGGCTATCTCGACGTCGACCTCGACCTCGTCGCCAAGCTGCTTGGCGAGTCCCTCGACGACTTCGAGGAGTTCGCCGGTCACGTGGAACACTGGCTCGGCGAGTGA
- a CDS encoding MoaD/ThiS family protein, whose protein sequence is MPTRILIPTPLRVYVDKQDVVEAEGGTVGELLANMTARYSDLRKHLYNDEGKLRSFVAIYLNDDDIRFLEREATPVKDGDTVSIIPSVAGGVGS, encoded by the coding sequence ATGCCAACCAGGATTCTGATTCCGACGCCGTTGCGCGTCTACGTGGACAAGCAGGACGTCGTCGAGGCCGAGGGCGGTACGGTCGGCGAGCTGCTCGCCAACATGACGGCGCGGTACTCGGACCTGCGCAAGCACCTCTACAACGACGAGGGCAAGCTGCGCAGCTTCGTCGCCATCTACCTCAACGACGACGACATCCGCTTCCTGGAGAGGGAAGCGACGCCGGTCAAGGACGGCGACACCGTCAGCATCATCCCGTCGGTGGCGGGCGGGGTGGGGTCGTGA
- a CDS encoding ATP-binding protein, with protein sequence MGSYRRELVFDLPERQSAFLWGPRKTGKSTLLAERFPGSARFDLLETRTALDFTREPWLFTERVLALDGSRRGRPIVVDEVQKVPALLDEVHRLIEQHGLAFVLCGSSARKLKRGGANLLGGRAWRFGLHPLAWPEVPELDLLRALNRGLVPQHYDATHHRRALAGYVDDYLKEEVFAEGLTRNASAFARFFDALGFCHRQVLNFSSVARDCGVDAKTVREYFQILVDTLLGEFLEPFSRRRSRAVLVRAPKFYLFDVGVAGYLSGRRLERAAGPAFGQALEHYVLMELLAFRSYRERDVPIRYWRTKSGLEVDFVLGREAEVAIEVKGTSRVRPEDMKGIRAFREEHGPRQAIVVSNDTAPRRSGDIDVLPWRVFLERLWGNAIIE encoded by the coding sequence ATGGGTTCGTACCGCCGCGAGCTCGTTTTCGACCTTCCGGAACGGCAGTCGGCCTTCCTGTGGGGGCCGCGCAAGACGGGCAAGTCGACGTTGCTCGCCGAACGGTTCCCGGGCTCCGCCCGCTTCGACCTGCTCGAGACCCGCACCGCTCTGGACTTCACGCGTGAACCCTGGCTGTTCACCGAGCGGGTACTGGCACTCGACGGGAGTCGCCGCGGTCGACCCATCGTCGTCGACGAGGTGCAGAAGGTGCCGGCCCTGCTCGACGAGGTGCACCGGCTCATCGAGCAGCACGGCCTGGCGTTCGTGCTCTGCGGATCGAGTGCCCGGAAGCTGAAACGGGGCGGGGCCAACCTGCTGGGCGGCCGGGCGTGGCGGTTCGGGCTGCATCCGCTCGCGTGGCCGGAGGTTCCCGAGCTCGATCTGCTGCGTGCGCTGAATCGGGGGCTCGTGCCGCAGCACTACGACGCCACCCACCATCGCCGCGCGCTGGCCGGGTACGTCGACGACTACCTGAAGGAGGAGGTCTTCGCCGAGGGGCTGACCCGCAACGCGTCGGCCTTCGCGCGCTTCTTCGACGCGCTGGGCTTCTGCCACCGGCAGGTGCTGAACTTCAGTAGCGTCGCGCGCGATTGCGGCGTGGATGCCAAGACGGTGCGCGAGTACTTCCAGATCCTCGTCGACACGTTGCTCGGGGAGTTCCTCGAGCCGTTCAGCCGGCGACGGTCGCGCGCCGTCCTCGTCCGAGCGCCGAAGTTCTACCTCTTCGACGTCGGCGTGGCCGGCTACCTGAGCGGGCGCCGCCTGGAGCGCGCCGCGGGACCGGCGTTCGGGCAGGCCCTGGAGCACTACGTGCTGATGGAGCTGCTGGCCTTTCGGAGCTACCGGGAGCGGGATGTCCCGATCCGGTACTGGCGGACGAAGTCAGGCCTGGAGGTGGACTTCGTGCTCGGTCGCGAGGCCGAGGTGGCCATCGAAGTGAAGGGCACGAGCCGCGTCCGGCCGGAAGACATGAAGGGCATCCGCGCGTTCCGTGAGGAGCACGGTCCGCGGCAAGCCATCGTCGTCAGTAACGATACTGCCCCGCGCCGTTCCGGCGACATCGATGTGCTGCCGTGGCGCGTCTTTCTGGAACGCCTCTGGGGGAACGCGATCATCGAGTGA
- a CDS encoding site-specific DNA-methyltransferase, whose protein sequence is MTADAPLDAFVPEPFRQLDDPARDLPRIAKDRSAMAKISAAVAHVPTCHRLLLGDARRAVLPPESVHLVLTSPPYWTLKEYRRTAGQLGWVADYDEFLDQLDEVWRMCHRALVPGGRLICVVGDVCLSRRRNSGRHTVVPLHASIQERCRALGFDNLAPIIWYKIANAAHEVERGTGGFLGKPYEPNAVIKNDVEFILMQRKAGGYRRPSRAARSLSLLSEASFKTMFRQVWTDIAGASTRDHPAPYPVALADRLIRMFSFVGDTVLDPFTGTASTQVAAASCGRNTLGIEVDPVYYGKALARLRNETASLLRSTDVSIGEIDREQGLSATA, encoded by the coding sequence ATGACCGCCGACGCGCCGCTCGACGCTTTCGTGCCGGAACCGTTCAGGCAGCTCGACGACCCGGCGCGTGATCTGCCGCGGATCGCCAAGGATCGGTCCGCCATGGCGAAGATCAGTGCCGCCGTGGCGCACGTGCCGACTTGTCACCGGTTGTTGCTGGGGGACGCCCGCCGCGCCGTCCTGCCGCCCGAGTCGGTCCACCTCGTGCTCACCTCGCCGCCCTACTGGACCCTCAAGGAGTACCGCCGCACTGCGGGCCAACTGGGCTGGGTCGCAGACTACGACGAGTTCCTCGATCAGCTCGACGAGGTCTGGCGCATGTGTCATCGGGCGCTGGTGCCAGGCGGACGGCTCATTTGCGTCGTTGGTGACGTGTGTCTCTCCCGGCGCCGGAACAGCGGCCGGCATACGGTGGTGCCGCTACATGCGTCCATCCAGGAGCGCTGCCGCGCACTCGGGTTCGACAACCTGGCGCCGATCATCTGGTACAAGATCGCGAACGCGGCGCACGAGGTGGAGCGCGGCACGGGCGGTTTCCTGGGCAAGCCGTACGAGCCCAACGCCGTGATCAAGAACGACGTCGAGTTCATCCTGATGCAGCGGAAGGCCGGCGGTTACCGGCGGCCCAGCCGCGCCGCGCGCTCGCTCAGCCTGCTGTCCGAGGCGAGCTTCAAGACGATGTTCCGGCAGGTGTGGACGGATATCGCCGGCGCATCGACCCGGGACCATCCCGCACCCTATCCGGTTGCCCTCGCGGACCGGCTCATCCGGATGTTCAGCTTCGTCGGCGACACCGTGCTGGATCCCTTCACCGGCACCGCGTCGACGCAGGTCGCCGCGGCTTCGTGCGGCAGGAACACGCTCGGGATCGAGGTCGACCCGGTGTACTACGGAAAGGCGCTGGCGCGGCTGCGGAACGAAACGGCCAGCCTGCTGAGATCGACGGACGTAAGCATCGGCGAGATCGACAGGGAACAAGGACTGTCCGCCACGGCGTGA